One region of Oxalobacteraceae bacterium OTU3CAMAD1 genomic DNA includes:
- a CDS encoding MFS transporter: MHPAVKGSEGSAFHAAASFSPRRRTLALIAVALAFVMDLLDTTIVNVAIPSIGATLGADKAALEWIIAGYATAFAVLLIVGGRLGDSFGYRRMFLIGIALFTITSMACGLAPDALTLQLARVAQGVSAALMVPQVMALVQVMYPPEQRYKVYTIFGFLGGFSAALGPIVGGLLIDANWFGLGWRLTFLINLPIGLFSIAAGIALLPAGRGVNAAPVDLTGAALTVAVLFALLAPLIEGPSRGWPVGLMVLLAAAVPLAWGTVKYLRWRQAARGDALVPLDLFKLRKVNLGLLCTLCINPVLPGYLLVMTFVLQTGIGLSASQMAYACAPIALGAMGGIVLIGPRLHHLMGVRVMLVGVGVSAASLCLAAWSVHGGVLLHWPLALAQLGMGLGMGLCGPQLSNTTLQDVPMSEAGVAAGMFTAVQQIAAAFGVALGGLLFFHGVQMETADAPRYAGAYLQVLPLFLGMLSVAVIGTLRLAKVMPMPSR, from the coding sequence ATGCATCCTGCCGTAAAAGGTTCGGAGGGCAGCGCTTTCCATGCCGCCGCCTCGTTTTCGCCGCGCCGCCGCACACTGGCCTTGATCGCCGTGGCGCTGGCCTTCGTCATGGACCTGCTCGACACGACCATCGTCAATGTCGCCATCCCGTCGATCGGCGCCACGCTCGGCGCCGACAAGGCCGCGCTTGAATGGATCATCGCCGGCTACGCCACCGCGTTCGCGGTGCTGCTGATCGTCGGCGGACGGCTCGGCGACAGCTTCGGCTACCGCCGCATGTTCCTGATCGGGATCGCGCTGTTTACGATCACTTCGATGGCCTGCGGCCTCGCGCCCGACGCGCTCACATTGCAGCTGGCGCGTGTGGCGCAAGGCGTGAGCGCGGCGCTGATGGTGCCGCAGGTGATGGCGCTGGTGCAGGTGATGTATCCGCCGGAGCAGCGCTACAAGGTGTACACGATCTTCGGCTTCCTGGGCGGCTTTTCGGCGGCGCTGGGTCCCATCGTCGGCGGTCTGCTGATCGACGCCAACTGGTTCGGGCTGGGCTGGCGGCTGACGTTTCTGATCAACCTGCCCATCGGCTTGTTCAGCATCGCCGCCGGCATCGCGCTGCTGCCGGCGGGACGCGGCGTGAACGCCGCGCCGGTCGATCTGACAGGGGCCGCGCTGACGGTTGCGGTCTTGTTCGCGCTATTGGCGCCGCTGATCGAAGGGCCTTCGCGCGGCTGGCCGGTGGGCCTGATGGTGCTGCTGGCGGCCGCCGTGCCGCTGGCCTGGGGCACCGTCAAATATCTGCGTTGGCGCCAGGCCGCGCGCGGCGACGCGCTGGTGCCGCTGGACCTGTTCAAGCTGCGCAAGGTGAACCTGGGGTTGTTGTGCACTCTGTGCATCAACCCGGTGCTGCCCGGTTACCTGCTGGTGATGACGTTCGTGCTGCAAACCGGGATCGGGCTGTCCGCCTCGCAGATGGCGTATGCGTGCGCGCCGATTGCGCTCGGCGCCATGGGCGGCATCGTCCTGATCGGACCACGCCTGCATCACCTGATGGGCGTGCGGGTGATGCTGGTCGGTGTCGGCGTCAGCGCGGCCAGCCTGTGCCTGGCCGCGTGGTCGGTGCATGGCGGCGTGCTGCTGCATTGGCCGCTCGCGCTGGCGCAGCTGGGCATGGGACTGGGGATGGGATTATGCGGGCCGCAGCTGTCGAACACCACGCTGCAGGATGTGCCGATGTCCGAGGCCGGCGTGGCCGCCGGCATGTTCACCGCCGTGCAGCAGATCGCCGCCGCCTTTGGCGTGGCGCTGGGAGGATTGCTGTTCTTCCACGGGGTGCAGATGGAGACGGCCGACGCGCCGCGCTATGCCGGCGCCTATTTGCAGGTGCTGCCGTTGTTCCTCGGGATGCTGTCAGTAGCCGTCATCGGGACGCTGCGATTGGCGAAGGTGATGCCGATGCCGTCCCGGTGA
- a CDS encoding LysR family transcriptional regulator — protein MRFNKLDLNLLVALNALLAERNISRAAEKIFLSQPATSSALARLRAYFNDELLVPSGRQLILTPRAKELVEPVREILMRIDTTIAAQPLFDPATETRTFTLLVSDYTTAVLIPTLLESLYRDAPGIRIRLRDQSDRPGEVLEQGEADFLVIPSQYLAKEHPSAALFEEDYLCVTWEGNSRVQERLTFDDYLACGHVIATFTNTHNNPLSTFDGWFMESFDVKRRVEVTVPSMSALPALVVGTDRIATVHRRIAESARERLPIKLWEPPPRIPRLVQMLQWHKHRSNDPAIRWIRDKIINAAALV, from the coding sequence ATGCGTTTCAATAAACTCGACCTGAACCTGCTGGTGGCGCTTAATGCGCTGCTGGCCGAACGTAATATCAGCCGCGCGGCGGAAAAGATCTTCCTCAGCCAGCCGGCGACGAGCAGCGCGCTGGCGCGCCTGCGCGCCTACTTCAACGACGAGCTGCTGGTGCCGTCCGGCCGCCAATTGATCCTCACGCCGCGCGCCAAGGAACTGGTGGAGCCGGTGCGCGAGATCCTCATGCGCATCGACACCACCATCGCCGCCCAGCCGCTGTTCGATCCCGCCACCGAAACCCGCACCTTCACCCTGCTGGTCTCGGACTACACCACGGCTGTGCTGATCCCGACGCTGCTCGAATCGTTGTACCGCGATGCGCCCGGCATACGCATCCGCCTGCGCGACCAGTCCGACCGGCCGGGCGAGGTGCTGGAACAGGGCGAGGCCGATTTCCTGGTCATTCCGTCGCAGTACCTGGCCAAGGAACACCCGTCGGCCGCGCTGTTCGAGGAAGACTACCTGTGCGTGACCTGGGAGGGCAACTCGCGCGTGCAGGAGCGCCTCACCTTCGACGACTACCTGGCCTGCGGCCACGTGATCGCCACCTTCACCAACACCCACAATAATCCGCTGTCCACCTTCGATGGCTGGTTCATGGAAAGCTTCGACGTCAAGCGCCGGGTGGAGGTCACCGTTCCCAGCATGAGCGCCCTGCCCGCACTGGTGGTCGGCACCGACAGGATCGCCACCGTGCACCGCCGCATCGCCGAGAGCGCGCGGGAGCGCCTGCCCATCAAACTGTGGGAGCCGCCGCCGCGCATTCCGCGCCTGGTGCAGATGCTGCAATGGCATAAGCACCGCTCCAACGATCCGGCCATCCGCTGGATCCGCGACAAGATCATCAACGCCGCCGCACTCGTCTAA
- a CDS encoding LacI family transcriptional regulator encodes MSAKSKSVPPATPAKLASISAVAAQAGVSIATVSRVLNGTKAVSADTRARVEAAVEALGYRTNALARSLMRGETRLLLVLVPDFANPYFAEIVKGVESVTRQRGYGLVIAEASQTLSRHSAELDSLYNKLADGVISLARYADLKPLLREIPDLPWVACSEHVGDNEVPSVSIDHRQAAIDAVQYLINRGHKRIALLSVSGDYDWARQRHDGYEYALRRANLPVEPQLLRVARGTDYMHGMEAAGALLALESPPSAVFAVSDTLAIGAIKALRRVGRRVPEDVAVMGFDDIPVAQVFEPALTTIAQPVRELGAAAADLLLKRLAGAPAESLILQHALIVRASA; translated from the coding sequence ATGTCAGCCAAATCCAAATCCGTCCCGCCCGCCACTCCCGCCAAGCTGGCCTCGATCTCGGCCGTCGCCGCGCAGGCGGGGGTGTCGATCGCCACCGTCTCCCGCGTCCTGAATGGCACCAAGGCGGTCAGCGCAGATACCAGGGCGCGCGTGGAGGCGGCAGTCGAGGCGCTGGGCTACCGCACCAACGCGCTGGCGCGCAGCCTGATGCGCGGCGAGACCCGCCTGCTGCTGGTGCTGGTGCCGGATTTCGCCAATCCCTACTTCGCTGAAATCGTCAAGGGCGTGGAATCGGTCACGCGCCAGCGCGGCTATGGACTGGTGATCGCCGAGGCCTCGCAAACGCTGTCGCGCCACAGCGCCGAACTTGACTCGCTGTATAACAAGCTGGCCGACGGCGTGATCAGCCTGGCGCGCTACGCCGACCTCAAACCGCTGCTGCGCGAAATCCCCGACCTGCCTTGGGTGGCCTGCTCCGAACACGTGGGCGACAACGAGGTGCCCAGCGTAAGCATCGACCACCGGCAAGCCGCCATCGACGCGGTACAGTACCTGATCAATCGCGGCCACAAGCGCATCGCCCTGCTCAGCGTCAGCGGCGACTACGACTGGGCGCGCCAGCGCCACGACGGCTACGAGTACGCGCTGCGCCGCGCCAACCTGCCGGTGGAGCCGCAACTGCTGCGCGTCGCGCGCGGCACCGACTATATGCACGGCATGGAGGCGGCCGGCGCGCTGCTGGCGCTCGAATCGCCGCCCAGCGCCGTCTTCGCGGTGTCCGACACCCTGGCCATCGGCGCCATCAAGGCCTTGCGCCGCGTGGGCCGTCGCGTGCCGGAGGACGTGGCCGTGATGGGATTCGACGACATCCCGGTGGCGCAGGTGTTCGAGCCGGCGCTCACCACCATCGCCCAGCCGGTGCGCGAGCTGGGCGCGGCGGCCGCCGACCTGCTGCTCAAGCGCCTGGCCGGCGCCCCGGCCGAATCACTGATCCTGCAGCACGCGCTGATCGTGCGCGCCTCGGCCTGA
- a CDS encoding MFS transporter, translating into MRSEFYTEGGAVQPARRQADWRQGWILVFSGFLPVMAIIALAPTLPTLLAHFSDVPNARLMVPLLITAPSACIALFAPGAGAIADRFGRRRLLLCSMALYGIGGLMPFVIDNFWAVVAGRVVIGIGEAGVLTVVNTLLADYYEEKARHRWLMIQGVVGSMLGTVTIACSGFLAAQGWQYPFLVYAVAIPIFLASLAYLFEPEPRKKQLTPSGAAVAATPFPYMVGLLVCGVTVVLSTIYYVQVINFSLLLKELGVVDPKSIGLSMAIPSIGVPLGAVVFKLTTRFGAGAQIFLVFLCYAIGLGGIGMAPDYKVALAFAFVQQLANGIIVPALIAWAQGKFSFEHRGRGMGWWASSFFVAQFLSPAVVNAMRGLIGNLQGAFLAFGVIAAICALVACVIALRLRVRIPPAQKAAV; encoded by the coding sequence ATGCGTAGCGAATTTTACACGGAAGGAGGCGCCGTCCAACCGGCGCGACGACAGGCGGACTGGCGCCAGGGCTGGATACTGGTGTTTTCCGGTTTCCTGCCGGTGATGGCGATCATCGCGCTGGCGCCGACCTTGCCCACGTTGCTGGCGCACTTCTCCGACGTGCCCAACGCCAGGCTGATGGTGCCCCTGCTGATCACCGCGCCGAGCGCCTGCATCGCGCTGTTCGCCCCCGGCGCCGGGGCCATCGCCGACCGCTTCGGACGCCGCCGGCTGCTGCTGTGCTCCATGGCGCTGTACGGCATCGGTGGCCTGATGCCCTTCGTGATCGATAATTTCTGGGCCGTGGTGGCCGGGCGCGTGGTCATCGGCATCGGCGAGGCCGGCGTGCTCACGGTGGTCAACACGCTGCTGGCGGACTATTACGAGGAAAAGGCGCGCCACCGCTGGCTGATGATACAGGGCGTGGTGGGCTCGATGCTCGGCACGGTCACCATCGCCTGTTCCGGCTTCCTCGCGGCGCAGGGCTGGCAATATCCGTTCCTGGTGTATGCCGTGGCGATTCCTATCTTCCTCGCCAGCCTGGCCTACCTGTTCGAGCCGGAGCCGCGCAAGAAACAGCTCACGCCGAGCGGCGCGGCCGTCGCCGCCACGCCTTTCCCCTACATGGTGGGCCTGCTGGTGTGCGGCGTGACGGTGGTGCTGTCGACGATCTACTACGTCCAGGTGATCAACTTCTCCCTGCTGCTCAAGGAGCTGGGCGTGGTCGACCCCAAGTCGATCGGCTTGAGCATGGCCATTCCCAGCATCGGCGTGCCGCTCGGCGCCGTGGTATTCAAGCTCACCACGCGTTTCGGCGCCGGGGCGCAGATTTTCCTGGTTTTCCTCTGCTATGCAATCGGCCTGGGCGGCATCGGCATGGCGCCCGACTACAAGGTGGCGCTGGCCTTCGCCTTCGTCCAGCAACTGGCCAACGGCATCATCGTTCCCGCGCTGATCGCCTGGGCGCAGGGCAAATTCTCTTTCGAGCACCGTGGCCGTGGCATGGGGTGGTGGGCCAGCTCGTTCTTCGTGGCGCAGTTTCTGTCGCCGGCCGTGGTCAACGCCATGCGCGGCTTGATCGGCAACCTCCAGGGCGCCTTCCTCGCG